DNA from Agarilytica rhodophyticola:
ACTTGGTAATCCTCATGGTATTTCCCCTAGTTTGCATATTCGTTATTTTAGATAATCAACGTTATGGACATCAATATCTCGCGTCCAATGAGTTACCCTATTTGTACAAGTATTTTAACTTTTGACACGTACATAGAAAATCTACTAGAGACTCTTTAAATGCTGTAGGTTGCTTTTACAGATGGAGATTGTTTAGTGAATTGTTGTAACGCTTTGAACCTGTTAAACTCTTATCTATAACATTCATCACAAAGCCATTGTGCATAAGTGGAATAAACGGAAATTCCGACTGATACACCGTTATACTTTATAATATGGAGATAGTTAATGTTAAAAAAAATAATTGCGCTATGTTTGCTCTGTACAAGCGCACATTCAGAAACTCAGATGGTAAACGATGCTAAAATTAACTGGTTTCGCACTCATACAGACAAAGCATCCGTAAAATATACAACATTTAAGGTGGATAAAGCTCTTCAAAACAACTGCCTGGAAATAGTAATACCGCTCGGAGATAACACCGCAGAATCTCATGCGTTAGCAGCTAAAGCACAATCGGCCATAGTTCAAGTCCACTATTCAAATGATCAGCCATTGCCCTTCAATGGGGCTTGCTGGCTAATTGCTCTTACATCAAAATGAACATAACAAATGCATCTTGTTAGGCGCATTTTCAATTATTTGCTTTTTGTGCCTTAGTAGCACAAAAAGCAAACCGAATACAATGCCCGAATAAATGCAAGCATTATGCACAGTGAGGTATAAAACTATATGGCAAGATTAATTTTAGTTTGTGGCCCTACCGGTGCTGGAAAAACTACTTATTCAATATCGCTATCTAAAGAAATTGATGCCATTAGATTCTCAATAGACCCATGGATGCAGACTTTATTTTCAGAAGATATGACTTCACTTGATTACTCTTGGATGATGGAACGAGTTAATAGATGCTACAAACAAATATGGCAAGTAAGTGAACAGATTTTAGCACTTAATGGAAATGTTATTTTAGATTTAGGCTTTACGACA
Protein-coding regions in this window:
- a CDS encoding AAA family ATPase — its product is MARLILVCGPTGAGKTTYSISLSKEIDAIRFSIDPWMQTLFSEDMTSLDYSWMMERVNRCYKQIWQVSEQILALNGNVILDLGFTTKKQRQYFFELARNLSVEPEIHYLDAPKDVRKKRVEKRNIEKDPSVYSFEVNNLMFNFMETKFEIPSQKELKNGRTIEV